A DNA window from Gemmatimonadaceae bacterium contains the following coding sequences:
- a CDS encoding ANTAR domain-containing protein: MSEQPTTIRVLVAEDNALERSTLVDLLGALGHMVVAEVDSGTAAIEKAQQFTPDAVLLDMHMPGATGVQAAEEIAHQLPGTAVVLITGDLSLTLSTADVMRSTAVALLPKPTPPTTLDATLRMAVTRARELIEAKREAAAAKEQLEARKLIERAKGILMRRTGSSEQEAYRIMQRSSQDRSVRMVDIARAVIDSEPGMKS; this comes from the coding sequence ATGTCCGAACAGCCGACGACCATTCGCGTGCTGGTGGCCGAAGACAATGCGCTAGAACGCTCCACCCTGGTGGACCTTCTGGGCGCACTCGGTCACATGGTCGTAGCCGAAGTTGATAGTGGGACTGCTGCCATCGAAAAGGCGCAGCAGTTCACGCCCGATGCGGTCCTGCTCGATATGCACATGCCCGGCGCCACCGGGGTGCAGGCCGCCGAAGAGATCGCGCACCAGCTCCCCGGCACCGCCGTGGTGCTGATCACGGGTGATCTCTCCCTCACGCTGTCGACGGCCGACGTCATGCGCAGCACTGCCGTCGCGCTGTTGCCCAAACCCACACCGCCGACCACGCTCGACGCCACGCTCCGCATGGCGGTGACGCGCGCGCGCGAGCTCATCGAAGCCAAGCGGGAAGCTGCGGCGGCCAAGGAACAGCTCGAAGCGCGCAAGCTCATCGAGCGCGCCAAGGGCATCCTGATGCGTCGCACCGGCTCGAGCGAACAGGAAGCCTATCGGATCATGCAGCGGTCGTCGCAGGATCGCTCGGTCAGGATGGTAGACATTGCGAGAGCGGTCATTGACTCCGAACCTGGCATGAAGAGCTGA
- a CDS encoding GAF domain-containing protein, with protein sequence MTAPHDPTGFPTDAGDLLYSDYRKTEELGSIRQVARALAAETDSQKVVQTLCTLAMYRGRASGSAVAQLSGDNGVYVACFGRTMPLLGMSFPLEGTFTGRVAEERRTLSLDNPSRSSSFFASVLPQLGIGPILLLPLLANNQLFGVLSVTRDDGHPNFDETDEERLGVLADLAALALWKARLLEEARSADAAKTSLLATLSHELRTPLAALEGYGELLEDEILGPLTPQQRDTITRLRTVGRHLGSLIEDILTYASLEADRLTTRDSDVRLDELADSLHPFLEPVARAKGIDFHLELEPGLPVLRTDESKVRQILLNLCQNAIKFTEQGRVDVRISRGSPAADGGPTVRFAVRDTGIGIAPTDMQRLFRPFSQVDDAQTRRRGGTGLGLYIARRLATLLAGRIEVVSRPGDGSTFTLVLPAHH encoded by the coding sequence ATGACCGCACCGCACGATCCGACCGGCTTCCCGACCGACGCCGGAGACCTGCTCTATTCGGACTACCGCAAAACCGAGGAGCTGGGCTCCATCCGGCAGGTGGCCCGGGCGCTGGCCGCCGAGACCGATTCGCAGAAGGTGGTGCAGACACTGTGCACGCTCGCGATGTACCGAGGACGTGCGAGTGGCTCAGCAGTGGCTCAATTAAGCGGCGATAATGGCGTATATGTCGCCTGCTTTGGGCGCACCATGCCGTTGCTCGGCATGAGCTTTCCACTCGAAGGGACCTTCACCGGGCGGGTCGCCGAAGAGCGTCGGACGCTGTCGCTGGACAACCCGAGCCGGAGTTCGAGTTTTTTTGCCTCCGTGCTGCCCCAGCTGGGGATCGGGCCGATTCTCCTGCTGCCGCTCCTCGCCAACAACCAGCTCTTCGGCGTGCTGTCCGTCACGCGCGATGACGGCCACCCGAACTTCGACGAGACTGACGAAGAGCGGCTGGGGGTGCTCGCCGACCTGGCCGCCCTGGCGCTCTGGAAGGCCCGGCTGCTCGAGGAAGCCCGATCGGCCGATGCGGCCAAGACGAGCCTTTTAGCGACACTATCGCATGAGCTTCGAACCCCTTTAGCGGCACTCGAGGGGTACGGTGAGCTATTGGAAGATGAGATCCTAGGACCACTCACGCCGCAGCAGCGGGATACGATCACGCGGCTGCGGACTGTGGGCCGGCACCTGGGGAGCCTGATCGAGGACATCCTCACGTATGCCTCGCTCGAGGCCGATCGGCTCACGACCCGCGATAGCGATGTGCGCCTCGACGAGCTGGCCGACTCGCTCCACCCGTTCCTGGAGCCGGTCGCTCGCGCCAAGGGGATCGACTTCCATCTGGAGCTCGAGCCGGGGCTCCCCGTGCTCCGGACCGACGAAAGCAAAGTCCGGCAGATCCTCCTCAACCTCTGCCAGAACGCCATCAAGTTCACCGAGCAGGGGCGCGTGGATGTGCGCATCTCCCGCGGGTCGCCGGCGGCCGACGGAGGCCCTACCGTGCGCTTCGCCGTCCGGGACACGGGGATCGGCATCGCTCCCACCGACATGCAGCGGCTCTTTCGCCCGTTCTCCCAGGTGGATGACGCCCAGACCCGCCGCCGCGGCGGCACCGGCCTCGGCCTCTACATCGCCCGCCGGCTCGCCACGTTGCTCGCGGGGCGCATCGAGGTCGTCTCGCGCCCCGGCGACGGCTCCACCTTCACGCTCGTGCTGCCCGCGCATCACTGA
- a CDS encoding response regulator: protein MPSPSDTASPLTISDRERTRLTALLDALPSAAALFAAAGTLVAINQRGRELFVVDEIAPLESQQWRVVLQPLGAAAAEAIAAAKARAPLQTRTVPFGLDGPIVDLRVTVFDSDLLLVSAVDATEREQRRAALERADRELATIFDLTPSSVRIVDMDGRIRRQNANAEREHAERQPATVRELWELDKPHCVQNVRPLPFLDTPAMKAFAGIIVSRQLLEVQRLGTARTIEAYAAPMRDADGQVCGVVLLDRDVTDREQLSQLIRDREMAAQASGPPLNESELQRLVEERSRDLLAAQEDTVRERRLAAIGQLAAGVMHDLNNALNPIMAAAYLLRHHAESPDAVREYADRIKTASETAAATASRVGRFIRQEPVHAGGDEEMDLSVLVNEVLDLTEPVRKRPAGEAGEVRVVRQLGPDVCARGLPGEIREALLNLVQNAMDAMPTGGTLTVRTVVEGRDACVFVRDTGVGMTAEVRERAFEPFFTTKGRKGSGLGLAEVYGIMRRNRGTVHISSELGRGTEVVLRLPVEQTQSAPTPPVVPAVSSPQRILVVEDHDDGREFLRRILQGDRHIVDAVGTCADARRRLEAASPPPYDILLTDVGLPDGSGWDLVAFARAVAPGVRVGVITGWEPAADTSEAQGAEFVLRKPLRAMELKAHIAGGYSPPSTSE from the coding sequence ATGCCCTCGCCATCTGACACCGCGTCGCCGCTCACCATCTCTGACCGTGAGCGCACGCGACTGACCGCGCTGCTCGACGCGCTGCCGTCGGCTGCGGCGCTCTTTGCGGCGGCCGGGACACTCGTGGCGATCAATCAGCGGGGCCGGGAGCTGTTCGTCGTCGACGAGATCGCGCCGCTCGAGTCCCAGCAGTGGCGCGTGGTGCTCCAGCCGTTAGGCGCCGCTGCCGCCGAAGCCATCGCCGCAGCCAAAGCCCGGGCACCACTCCAGACGCGCACCGTCCCCTTCGGTCTGGACGGGCCGATCGTCGATCTTCGGGTGACGGTGTTCGATTCGGATCTGCTGCTGGTGTCGGCGGTGGACGCCACCGAGCGTGAGCAGCGCCGAGCCGCCCTGGAACGGGCCGATCGCGAACTGGCGACGATCTTTGACCTCACGCCCTCGTCCGTCCGCATCGTGGATATGGACGGCCGCATCCGCCGGCAGAACGCGAACGCCGAGCGGGAACACGCGGAGCGTCAGCCGGCCACGGTGCGTGAGCTCTGGGAGCTCGACAAGCCCCACTGCGTGCAGAATGTGCGGCCGCTCCCGTTTCTCGACACACCGGCCATGAAGGCGTTCGCCGGCATCATCGTGTCGCGGCAGCTGCTCGAGGTGCAGCGTCTCGGCACGGCGCGTACGATCGAAGCGTACGCGGCGCCCATGCGCGATGCCGATGGCCAGGTGTGCGGTGTGGTGCTGCTCGACCGCGACGTGACCGATCGTGAGCAGCTGAGCCAGCTGATTCGCGACCGGGAGATGGCGGCGCAGGCCTCGGGCCCGCCGCTGAACGAGTCCGAACTGCAGCGTCTGGTCGAAGAGCGGTCGCGCGACCTGCTGGCGGCGCAGGAAGACACCGTGCGCGAACGGCGTCTGGCGGCCATCGGGCAACTGGCGGCCGGCGTGATGCACGATCTGAACAACGCGCTCAACCCGATCATGGCGGCCGCGTATCTGTTGCGGCATCATGCCGAATCGCCCGACGCGGTGCGTGAGTACGCCGATCGGATCAAGACGGCCTCGGAAACGGCGGCCGCGACCGCCTCGCGCGTCGGGCGCTTCATCCGGCAGGAACCGGTACACGCCGGGGGCGACGAGGAGATGGATCTGTCGGTCCTCGTCAACGAAGTCCTCGACCTGACGGAACCCGTCCGCAAGCGCCCGGCCGGTGAGGCGGGGGAGGTCCGGGTCGTTCGTCAGCTTGGTCCAGACGTGTGCGCGCGAGGCCTGCCCGGCGAGATCCGCGAGGCGCTGCTCAACCTGGTGCAGAACGCGATGGACGCCATGCCAACCGGCGGCACGCTCACGGTCCGGACGGTGGTGGAGGGACGCGACGCCTGCGTCTTCGTCCGGGACACCGGGGTTGGCATGACCGCTGAAGTCCGCGAGCGCGCCTTCGAGCCATTTTTCACCACCAAGGGACGAAAGGGCTCGGGCCTCGGATTGGCCGAGGTGTACGGCATCATGCGGCGGAATCGCGGCACCGTGCACATTTCGTCTGAGCTGGGGCGCGGGACCGAGGTGGTCCTGCGATTGCCCGTGGAGCAGACACAATCCGCTCCAACGCCGCCAGTTGTCCCCGCCGTCTCCTCGCCGCAGCGCATTCTGGTGGTCGAGGACCACGACGATGGCCGGGAATTTTTGCGGCGCATCCTGCAGGGCGACCGTCATATCGTGGACGCGGTTGGGACGTGCGCCGACGCCCGCCGCCGCCTCGAGGCGGCCAGCCCCCCGCCCTATGACATTCTGCTGACCGATGTGGGCTTGCCCGACGGCAGTGGATGGGACCTGGTCGCCTTTGCCCGGGCGGTGGCACCGGGCGTGCGCGTCGGGGTGATCACCGGCTGGGAGCCTGCGGCCGATACCTCAGAGGCACAGGGCGCCGAATTCGTGCTCCGCAAACCGTTGCGGGCAATGGAACTCAAGGCCCACATTGCGGGGGGATACTCCCCGCCTTCCACATCCGAGTAA
- a CDS encoding 2-oxoglutarate dehydrogenase E1 component, with protein sequence MSPAITSVFNDGIVAEQFERYRRDPASVDESWRQYFRIAESLFAGSTPAAAGAASAADAPMDAGFLKKVAAASNLLQAIRMYGHYDVQLDPLGTPPASADELRPEFWGLTDDDLAKIPGAALDDARFATAKDVIARKRTVYSGRVGYEVWHLEVNEEREWFRRAFRDGVLTRPLTADEKKQVLKRLNEVDGLERFLGRAYQGYKRFSIEGTDALVPMLDELIAALGQAGAEEVVIGMAHRGRLNVLTNVMGKPFETLFGEFEGHFEHADEGASGDVKYHMGYVGAREIDGREVRLRLVPNPSHLEVVNPVIEGVVRALQRTENGRDESKVVPVAIHGDAAFPGEGIVAETLNISTLNAYRTGGTIHIIVNNQVGFTTDPHDARSTYYASDLAKGFEIPIFHVNADDAEACITAMRLACAYRAQFKKDVLIDLVGYRRHGHNEGDEPMYTQPVRTARIRQHPTVPQVWAKRLVSEGVLTEAEASEVEKAVAQRYADIHARFKQSLLGAEKHAPWPAEPAAPTPPVVTAVSAEQLHALNEALLTWPEGFTPNPRLAKQLERRRETMGEQGGIEWGHAEALAYGSLIQSGMSVRLTGQDAERGTFSHRHSVLNDANTGIKYAPLANIPGATGRFEVYNSALSETAILAFEYGYSVVATDSLVLWEAQFGDFVNVAQPIIDQFIVADRAKWGQDSGLVMLLPHGYEGQGPEHSSARLERFLQLCAEGNMTVAYCSTPAQFFHLLRRQALREDRRPLICMQPKSLLRLPQAASKLSELTSGGFQSVIDDPIASQRRDEVRRIVFCTGKIYYDMALAANRNPSVALVRVEELYPWPHEAIQQVMDTYPAIEQVVWAQEEPKNQGAWTYVQPRLRASAGAAVGVRYVGRPERASPAEGHVDAHQAEQARIVATVMNVDEGADMRTPAYSQR encoded by the coding sequence ATGAGCCCCGCCATCACCTCCGTCTTCAACGACGGCATCGTCGCCGAGCAGTTCGAGCGCTACCGTCGTGATCCGGCCAGCGTCGACGAGAGCTGGCGTCAGTACTTCCGTATCGCCGAGTCGCTCTTTGCCGGCAGCACGCCCGCCGCGGCCGGCGCCGCGAGCGCCGCGGACGCGCCCATGGACGCTGGCTTCCTTAAGAAGGTCGCCGCTGCGTCGAATCTGCTGCAGGCGATTCGCATGTATGGGCACTACGACGTGCAGCTCGATCCGCTGGGCACGCCGCCGGCCAGCGCCGACGAACTGCGCCCGGAATTCTGGGGGCTCACCGACGACGATCTCGCGAAGATCCCCGGCGCCGCGCTCGACGATGCCCGTTTCGCGACCGCCAAGGACGTCATCGCGCGCAAGCGCACGGTGTACTCGGGGCGCGTGGGCTATGAAGTGTGGCACCTCGAGGTGAACGAAGAGCGCGAGTGGTTCCGCCGCGCCTTCCGCGACGGCGTCCTCACCCGCCCGCTCACAGCCGACGAGAAGAAGCAGGTCCTCAAGCGCCTCAACGAAGTCGACGGGCTCGAGCGCTTCCTGGGTCGTGCCTATCAGGGCTACAAGCGCTTCTCCATCGAGGGCACCGACGCGCTCGTGCCCATGCTCGACGAGCTCATCGCCGCGCTCGGCCAGGCTGGCGCGGAAGAGGTCGTGATCGGCATGGCCCACCGCGGCCGCTTGAATGTCCTCACCAACGTGATGGGCAAGCCGTTCGAAACGCTCTTCGGCGAATTCGAAGGGCACTTCGAGCATGCCGACGAAGGCGCCAGCGGCGACGTGAAGTACCACATGGGCTACGTGGGCGCGCGCGAGATCGACGGTCGCGAGGTGCGACTCCGCCTCGTGCCCAATCCGTCGCACCTGGAAGTGGTGAACCCGGTCATCGAAGGCGTGGTGCGTGCATTGCAACGTACCGAGAATGGCCGCGACGAAAGCAAGGTCGTGCCGGTGGCGATTCACGGCGACGCGGCGTTCCCGGGTGAAGGCATTGTCGCCGAGACGCTCAACATCTCGACGCTCAACGCCTACCGCACCGGTGGGACGATTCACATCATCGTGAACAATCAGGTCGGCTTCACGACCGACCCGCACGATGCGCGTTCGACGTACTACGCGAGCGATCTCGCGAAGGGCTTCGAAATCCCGATCTTCCATGTGAACGCAGACGACGCCGAGGCGTGCATCACCGCCATGCGGCTCGCCTGCGCGTATCGGGCGCAGTTCAAGAAGGACGTGCTGATCGACCTCGTGGGCTACCGTCGCCACGGCCATAACGAAGGCGACGAGCCGATGTATACGCAGCCGGTGCGCACGGCACGCATTCGGCAGCACCCCACGGTGCCGCAGGTGTGGGCCAAGCGTCTGGTGAGCGAAGGCGTGCTCACCGAGGCGGAGGCGTCTGAGGTGGAGAAGGCCGTCGCCCAGCGCTACGCCGACATTCATGCGCGCTTCAAGCAGTCGCTGCTGGGCGCCGAGAAGCACGCCCCGTGGCCGGCCGAGCCGGCGGCGCCCACGCCGCCGGTGGTAACGGCAGTGAGTGCCGAGCAACTGCACGCGCTCAACGAGGCGCTGCTCACGTGGCCGGAGGGGTTCACGCCCAACCCGCGGTTGGCGAAGCAGCTCGAGCGGCGCCGCGAAACGATGGGCGAACAGGGGGGCATCGAGTGGGGGCACGCCGAAGCGCTGGCGTACGGCTCGCTGATTCAAAGCGGCATGAGCGTGCGGCTTACCGGCCAGGACGCCGAGCGCGGCACCTTCTCGCATCGCCACTCGGTCTTGAACGACGCGAACACGGGCATCAAGTACGCGCCGCTGGCGAACATTCCGGGGGCGACGGGCCGCTTCGAGGTCTACAACTCGGCGCTCTCCGAAACGGCGATTCTCGCCTTTGAGTACGGCTACAGCGTGGTCGCCACCGATTCGCTCGTGCTCTGGGAAGCGCAGTTCGGTGACTTCGTGAACGTGGCGCAGCCGATCATCGACCAATTCATCGTGGCGGACCGCGCCAAGTGGGGACAGGACAGCGGGCTCGTCATGCTGCTGCCGCATGGCTATGAAGGCCAGGGCCCCGAGCATTCGAGCGCGCGCCTCGAGCGCTTCCTGCAGCTGTGCGCCGAAGGCAACATGACGGTGGCGTATTGCAGCACGCCGGCGCAGTTCTTCCATCTGCTGCGCCGTCAGGCGCTGCGCGAGGATCGCCGCCCGCTGATCTGCATGCAGCCCAAGAGCCTCCTGCGCCTGCCGCAGGCGGCGAGCAAGCTCTCCGAGCTCACGAGCGGCGGCTTCCAGAGCGTGATCGACGATCCCATCGCGAGCCAGCGCCGCGATGAGGTGCGCCGCATCGTGTTCTGCACCGGGAAGATCTACTACGACATGGCGCTCGCGGCGAATCGCAATCCGAGCGTGGCGCTGGTCCGTGTCGAAGAGCTCTATCCGTGGCCGCACGAGGCTATTCAGCAGGTGATGGACACGTACCCTGCCATCGAGCAGGTGGTGTGGGCGCAGGAAGAGCCGAAGAACCAGGGCGCGTGGACGTATGTGCAGCCGCGGTTGCGCGCGTCGGCCGGTGCGGCCGTGGGCGTGCGCTACGTGGGGCGCCCGGAGCGCGCGAGCCCGGCCGAAGGGCACGTCGACGCGCACCAGGCCGAGCAGGCGCGCATCGTCGCCACCGTGATGAATGTCGACGAAGGCGCCGATATGCGGACGCCGGCGTATTCGCAGCGTTAA
- a CDS encoding sodium:solute symporter: protein MHWLNWAIVAAYLIFVVGDSLRRTRGATKNLDGFFLASRRLPWWAVGLSVMATQLSAITLIGTTSLGATSGMRFVQQYFGLPIAMVILGVTLVPFLHGSKVYTAYEYLERRFDAKTRSVTAFLFLCSRGMSCGTIIAAPSVVLSAIFGWDISWCVVLIGIPTVLYTAIGGVEAVAWADVKQMVIVIGALVAIVAVLMIKLPVPVDDALRIAGSTGRMQVFDFSFSLTETYTFWSGIIGGTFLMLSYFGTDQSQVQRYLAAKNVDEARTSLLISAYWKIPLQALVLLIGVFVYLFYTFNPAPMLFNPRHDAMLREKQPAVYAELTAKYTAALAARNQAARDAAAHGDAPADLAVFHDQNLRADSVRALALEAAGKATGENPKDVNFIVPRLVLDYLPLGFAGLFLAAVIGAAMSAIAAELNSLATASTVDFYQRWFKRDATDAQYLQAGRVATLGWGVFAMAVATKAATLGSLIEVVNRFGSFFYGSILGVFLLAMIKRANALGAFVGLLSGMAAVAAVSFGAPKVSFLWHNVIGAVVVVVVGLGLSVTSRDN, encoded by the coding sequence ATGCATTGGCTGAACTGGGCCATCGTGGCGGCCTACCTGATCTTCGTCGTGGGCGACAGCCTGCGGCGCACGCGCGGGGCCACGAAGAATCTCGATGGGTTCTTCCTGGCCAGTCGCCGCCTGCCGTGGTGGGCGGTGGGGCTGTCGGTCATGGCCACGCAGCTCTCGGCCATCACGCTGATCGGCACGACGAGCCTGGGCGCCACGAGTGGCATGCGATTCGTGCAGCAGTACTTCGGGCTGCCGATCGCGATGGTCATTCTGGGCGTGACGCTGGTGCCGTTTCTGCACGGCTCCAAGGTCTACACCGCCTACGAGTACCTCGAACGGCGCTTTGACGCGAAGACGCGATCGGTCACGGCCTTCCTGTTTCTGTGCTCACGCGGCATGTCGTGCGGCACGATCATCGCGGCGCCGAGTGTGGTGCTGAGCGCGATCTTCGGCTGGGACATCTCGTGGTGCGTGGTGCTCATTGGCATCCCCACGGTGCTGTACACGGCGATCGGCGGCGTGGAAGCGGTCGCCTGGGCCGATGTGAAGCAGATGGTCATCGTGATCGGGGCGCTGGTGGCGATCGTCGCCGTGCTCATGATCAAGCTGCCCGTGCCGGTGGACGACGCCCTCCGCATTGCCGGCAGCACGGGGCGCATGCAGGTGTTCGACTTCTCCTTCTCGCTCACCGAGACGTACACCTTCTGGTCAGGGATCATCGGCGGCACGTTCCTCATGCTGTCGTACTTCGGCACCGACCAGAGCCAGGTGCAGCGCTATCTCGCGGCCAAGAATGTGGACGAAGCGCGCACGAGCCTGCTGATCAGTGCCTACTGGAAGATTCCCCTGCAGGCGCTCGTGCTGCTGATCGGCGTGTTCGTGTATCTGTTCTACACGTTCAATCCGGCGCCGATGCTCTTCAATCCGCGCCACGATGCCATGCTGCGCGAGAAGCAGCCGGCCGTCTACGCGGAGCTCACCGCGAAGTACACGGCGGCCCTCGCGGCACGGAATCAGGCCGCGCGCGATGCCGCGGCTCACGGCGATGCGCCGGCCGATCTCGCCGTCTTCCACGACCAGAACCTGCGCGCCGATTCGGTGCGTGCGCTGGCGCTTGAGGCGGCTGGCAAGGCAACGGGTGAGAACCCGAAAGACGTGAACTTTATCGTGCCGCGCCTCGTGCTCGACTACCTGCCGCTCGGTTTCGCGGGGCTCTTTTTGGCCGCCGTCATCGGCGCGGCGATGAGTGCCATTGCCGCCGAGCTCAATTCGCTCGCCACGGCCAGCACGGTGGACTTCTACCAACGCTGGTTCAAGCGCGACGCCACCGACGCGCAGTACCTGCAGGCCGGCCGCGTGGCCACGCTCGGCTGGGGGGTCTTCGCGATGGCCGTGGCCACTAAAGCCGCGACGCTCGGCTCGCTGATCGAGGTGGTGAACCGCTTCGGCTCGTTCTTCTACGGCTCGATTCTGGGCGTCTTCCTGCTCGCCATGATCAAGCGGGCGAACGCCCTCGGCGCGTTCGTCGGGTTGCTGAGCGGCATGGCCGCCGTCGCCGCGGTGTCATTCGGAGCGCCCAAGGTGAGCTTCCTGTGGCACAACGTGATCGGCGCGGTGGTGGTCGTTGTGGTCGGGCTGGGGCTCAGCGTTACTTCGCGGGACAACTGA
- a CDS encoding PIG-L family deacetylase, translated as MAVSAATPVTVVHAQPTVDRGAAALGNTIAGLGTTGRVLTIAAHPDDEDTFLLAWLARGRHVETAYLSLTRGDGGQNLIGNELGEALGAIRTQELLAARRIDGPTQYFTRAFDFGFSKNAEETLTHWPKDTILGDVVKVVRAFRPHVIVAWFSGTPRDGHGHHQISGMLAREAYELAADTVRFPVKDFGLPWTVSKFYRSARQQMDSATLKVNVGEYDPSLGRSYYEIAADSRSQHRSQGQGTLQRKGTIYAGVTREATRVGPANARDERGLFDGVDTTWAPLRAKVPAASAPVLDSALAVLRGLSAQYRPADPSALVAPLARALEQLRAVRNAAGTPPARLFFARAGLPPTLTGRARNADPALWDALSTTIQRTERALVQASGVVVEAEADQEVFPVRRPEKTGVSDSLPVRISVYNRGRVPVTLTNAVTREEFRQLGVIEDKHELLPDSSITLKRFAFSMEPTTTWWRTNGRKQGDWFQTPIEAVDEATEIGRTATTARAVLQIAGTTVDITVPVVRRSVDAVKGDVSKPVAAVPGIVIGLANVMEYIRAGVPVLRDVPVRLESAYDQDAKVLVKLELPDGLKADSIEKTITLAPRGVGVVTFRLRGMLAPGRHQLAALAFHEGTMSSSGYYTVNYEHIDPMRLYGGSGMYLSAVDVKLPARARVGYIAGLADHGADALEQLDIAVERIDPNALAGMDLSRFTSIVVGPRAYESSEALVRYNGRLLDYAKAGGTLVVQYGAQNMNQFTKVLPFPMQWAPRAERVTDENAPVKVLAPTNPLLSAPNRISAADWADWVQERATYMPSTIDPRYTSLLGMNDPNEPENKGALVAAPLGKGKYVYVTLALFRQLPNGVPGAARLLANLVAGQPPVVGPRVP; from the coding sequence GTGGCTGTTTCCGCGGCCACCCCCGTCACCGTGGTTCACGCCCAGCCCACCGTGGACCGCGGCGCCGCCGCCCTCGGCAACACGATCGCGGGCCTCGGCACGACCGGCCGCGTACTCACGATCGCCGCGCACCCCGACGACGAAGACACCTTTCTGCTGGCGTGGCTTGCCCGCGGGCGGCACGTCGAGACGGCGTACCTGTCGCTCACGCGCGGCGATGGCGGACAGAACCTGATCGGCAACGAACTTGGCGAAGCGCTGGGTGCCATTCGTACGCAGGAGCTGCTCGCCGCGCGTCGCATTGACGGTCCCACGCAGTACTTCACGCGGGCCTTCGATTTTGGCTTCAGCAAGAACGCTGAGGAAACGCTCACCCACTGGCCCAAGGACACCATTCTGGGCGACGTGGTGAAGGTCGTGCGCGCCTTCCGCCCGCACGTGATCGTGGCGTGGTTCAGCGGGACGCCGCGCGATGGGCACGGGCATCATCAGATCAGCGGCATGCTGGCGCGCGAAGCGTACGAGCTCGCCGCCGATACCGTGCGTTTTCCGGTGAAGGACTTCGGGCTGCCGTGGACGGTGTCCAAGTTCTACCGCAGTGCGCGGCAGCAGATGGACAGTGCCACGCTCAAGGTGAACGTGGGCGAGTATGACCCCTCACTCGGTCGCAGCTACTACGAGATCGCGGCGGACAGTCGCAGCCAGCACCGCTCGCAAGGGCAGGGCACGTTGCAGCGCAAAGGCACGATCTACGCTGGCGTGACGCGCGAAGCGACGCGGGTGGGGCCGGCCAATGCGCGTGACGAGCGCGGTCTGTTCGACGGGGTCGACACCACGTGGGCGCCGCTGCGCGCGAAGGTGCCGGCCGCGTCGGCGCCCGTGCTCGATTCGGCGCTCGCGGTCCTACGGGGCCTCAGTGCGCAGTATCGCCCAGCCGATCCGAGTGCGCTGGTCGCCCCACTCGCGCGGGCGCTCGAGCAGCTGCGCGCCGTGCGCAACGCGGCCGGCACCCCGCCGGCCCGGTTGTTCTTCGCGCGCGCGGGCCTTCCGCCTACGCTCACGGGGCGTGCGCGCAATGCGGATCCCGCGCTGTGGGACGCGCTCAGCACGACCATCCAGCGGACCGAGCGCGCGCTCGTGCAGGCGTCGGGCGTGGTGGTGGAAGCCGAGGCCGATCAGGAGGTCTTCCCGGTGCGCCGCCCCGAAAAGACGGGCGTGAGCGACTCGCTGCCGGTGCGCATCAGCGTGTACAATCGCGGTCGCGTGCCGGTCACGCTCACCAATGCCGTGACGCGTGAAGAGTTCCGACAGCTCGGGGTCATTGAAGACAAGCACGAGCTGCTCCCCGACAGCAGCATCACGCTCAAGCGCTTCGCCTTTTCCATGGAGCCCACCACCACCTGGTGGCGCACGAATGGCCGCAAACAGGGCGACTGGTTCCAGACGCCCATCGAAGCGGTGGATGAGGCCACGGAGATCGGGCGGACCGCCACGACGGCGCGCGCCGTATTGCAGATCGCAGGCACGACGGTCGACATCACGGTGCCCGTGGTGCGGCGCAGTGTGGATGCGGTGAAGGGGGATGTCTCCAAGCCCGTGGCCGCGGTGCCGGGGATCGTGATCGGGCTCGCGAACGTGATGGAGTACATCCGCGCCGGCGTGCCGGTGCTGCGTGATGTGCCGGTTCGGCTCGAGAGCGCGTACGATCAGGACGCGAAGGTGCTGGTGAAGCTCGAGCTCCCCGACGGGCTCAAGGCGGACTCGATCGAAAAGACCATCACGCTCGCGCCGCGCGGCGTGGGCGTCGTCACCTTCCGCCTGCGCGGGATGCTCGCACCGGGTCGACATCAGCTCGCCGCGCTGGCCTTCCACGAAGGCACGATGAGCTCGAGCGGCTACTATACGGTGAACTACGAGCACATCGATCCGATGCGCCTCTATGGCGGCTCGGGGATGTATCTGAGCGCCGTGGACGTGAAGCTCCCGGCGCGGGCGCGCGTGGGCTACATCGCGGGGCTCGCCGATCATGGCGCCGATGCGCTGGAGCAGCTGGATATCGCGGTGGAGCGCATCGATCCGAACGCGCTCGCCGGCATGGACCTGTCGCGCTTCACGAGCATTGTGGTGGGGCCGCGCGCCTACGAAAGCAGCGAGGCGCTCGTGCGCTACAACGGTCGCCTGCTCGACTACGCCAAGGCCGGCGGCACGCTCGTGGTGCAGTACGGCGCACAGAACATGAACCAGTTCACGAAGGTGCTGCCCTTCCCCATGCAGTGGGCGCCGCGCGCCGAACGTGTGACGGATGAAAACGCGCCGGTGAAGGTGCTCGCGCCCACCAACCCGCTGCTCAGTGCCCCGAACAGGATCAGCGCCGCCGACTGGGCGGATTGGGTGCAGGAGCGCGCCACGTATATGCCGAGCACGATCGACCCGCGCTACACGAGCCTGCTCGGGATGAACGATCCGAACGAGCCGGAGAACAAGGGCGCGCTGGTCGCGGCGCCGCTCGGCAAGGGTAAGTACGTGTACGTCACGCTCGCACTGTTCCGGCAGTTACCGAACGGCGTGCCGGGGGCGGCGCGGCTGCTGGCGAATCTGGTGGCGGGGCAGCCACCGGTCGTGGGGCCGCGCGTCCCTTGA